A region of uncultured Desulfobacter sp. DNA encodes the following proteins:
- a CDS encoding adenine phosphoribosyltransferase has protein sequence MDLKQTIRSIPDWPIKGVIFRDLTTLMQNPEAFKASCDILYDRYKDKNLDKIVGIDARGFVFGAVLAYRLGIGFVPVRKKGKLPHKTIEKSYSLEYGQGTLEMHEDAVTPGEKVVIVDDLIATGGTVGATVKLVRQLGADLLECAFIVELPDLKGRDQVSDCPVFSLTQFEGE, from the coding sequence ATGGATTTAAAGCAGACTATCAGAAGCATTCCGGACTGGCCCATCAAAGGGGTGATTTTCAGAGACCTGACCACGCTGATGCAGAACCCTGAAGCGTTTAAAGCATCATGCGATATCCTTTACGACCGCTACAAGGACAAGAACCTTGACAAAATTGTGGGTATTGATGCCAGGGGATTTGTGTTCGGAGCTGTTCTGGCCTATCGCCTGGGCATCGGTTTTGTGCCGGTGCGCAAAAAAGGAAAACTGCCCCACAAAACCATTGAAAAGAGCTACAGCCTTGAGTATGGCCAGGGCACCCTTGAAATGCACGAGGATGCCGTCACCCCCGGTGAAAAAGTGGTCATTGTGGACGATCTCATTGCCACCGGCGGTACTGTGGGCGCCACAGTCAAGCTGGTAAGACAACTTGGTGCGGATCTTCTGGAGTGTGCCTTTATCGTGGAATTGCCTGATCTCAAGGGCCGGGACCAGGTTTCTGATTGTCCCGTGTTCAGTCTTACGCAATTTGAGGGCGAATAA
- the recC gene encoding exodeoxyribonuclease V subunit gamma, which translates to MLNLVKSNRMENLAQALCSVIGKGFDNPITPEFIGIQSRGMKQWLSQVLARHFGVCANVRFMFPRQMLEHFQEKMCESPGAGFSNSGLLNRDMMAWGVLDALMANGVDPVPAYTGLAGPGTYLKHDDTGIKAMALSHRIAAVLDDYQVYRPDMLEAWSRGGDQTFDDPHALWQARLWQTLINKGISLPDQMHSCVAAIESGSINTKALPRRLSLFGISAMPPFFLNLFDMLSRNMDIFLFLLAPTHHFFFDLPSARQQEKAALKNKEISNLPEEGNPLLGALGGSSRETQGLVENFDYDEPMGDLFADPAGQGAASMLRVIQSDILNLVWRGKGRADAPVAVSPDDNSLAVHACHSPMREAQVLKDLLIDAFNGDSGLHPHDVVVMMPDIEAYAPFLEAVFSQAPELPFTVSDRRRRSESATLSAFLNILEMKESRLEKSKIMALLFCPVIAGKFGLTMGDQDFVSALFDTAGILWGRDGAHREKILGRAYEHNSWTFGLNRLMAGFALPEASTLLINDVFPCDGVEGLEGELLGKTAHFIYSLFNTLDLMETPGTVQEWATRFRTIISDMLAKDLGNDGDMAVLLNALDDMEKQAGQAGFERRISFPAVRMALAAKLDVHVSQGSFLSGGITFCNLMPMRSIPFKLVCLMGMDAQSFPRTGTAPGFDLIRANPRIGDKQDRQEDCELFLEALLCARVRLIITYTGMRISDNTPVPVASPVAELIDVIENSFVFPKDVQWQFVHPLHPFSPIYFSDGGAPGFFSYSAAQCRICSSRSARTNEHSGAAGAPGFLFRDAAGDKALPPQDPAGIPAISLADLTRFFRHPVQYYVTGTLGAVYPEPGEEPDEREPFRLSGLPLYQLGSLAVENCEDIDLYPMVKARGSLPFGTKGEQEWSRINGLAQPVKHLVQSQFPEGKPRTLQLYLETDSCLITGQVSDVYDQGRAVADFGRLKPSRLLTQWIMHLAYSCVEDHPKTTVMVGQDPKGSKPVVKYEFCAIEEKSLARALLLDLAGHYLNGKARIFPFFADLCFNLVMDLSSRDYDLSASSLAKALSKCAGLWCNSFNATGECFNRYTALVFGPENPLADPACLQQSGVLDAGLAVYRPMLEYLVL; encoded by the coding sequence ATGCTTAATCTGGTTAAAAGCAACCGCATGGAGAATCTGGCCCAGGCCCTTTGTTCGGTAATCGGCAAAGGCTTTGACAATCCCATCACACCTGAATTCATCGGCATCCAGTCCCGGGGGATGAAGCAATGGCTTTCCCAGGTGCTTGCGCGTCACTTCGGGGTGTGTGCCAATGTCCGTTTCATGTTTCCCCGGCAGATGCTGGAACATTTCCAGGAGAAGATGTGTGAGAGCCCGGGGGCAGGTTTTTCGAATTCGGGTCTGCTCAACCGGGACATGATGGCCTGGGGTGTGCTGGACGCGCTCATGGCCAATGGTGTGGACCCGGTCCCGGCATATACGGGTTTGGCAGGCCCCGGAACATACCTTAAACACGATGATACAGGTATCAAGGCCATGGCGCTGAGCCACAGGATAGCGGCCGTACTGGACGATTACCAGGTATATCGTCCTGACATGCTGGAAGCCTGGAGCCGGGGAGGAGACCAGACGTTTGATGATCCCCATGCCCTGTGGCAGGCCCGCCTGTGGCAGACCCTGATCAATAAAGGTATCTCCCTGCCTGATCAGATGCACTCCTGTGTTGCCGCCATTGAATCCGGTTCCATAAATACAAAGGCTTTACCCCGGCGCCTATCTCTTTTCGGGATATCTGCCATGCCGCCGTTTTTTCTGAATCTTTTTGATATGTTAAGCCGAAATATGGACATTTTTCTGTTTCTGCTGGCTCCGACCCATCACTTCTTTTTTGATCTGCCTTCGGCGCGGCAGCAGGAAAAGGCCGCATTGAAAAACAAAGAGATTTCCAATCTGCCCGAAGAGGGCAATCCCCTGCTTGGCGCCCTGGGCGGCAGCAGCAGGGAAACCCAGGGGCTTGTGGAAAATTTTGACTATGACGAGCCCATGGGAGACCTGTTTGCTGACCCGGCTGGCCAGGGTGCAGCCAGTATGCTCAGGGTGATTCAGTCCGATATCCTGAATCTTGTGTGGCGGGGAAAGGGCAGGGCGGATGCCCCCGTTGCTGTCAGCCCCGACGATAATTCCCTTGCCGTTCATGCCTGCCATTCACCCATGCGCGAAGCCCAGGTGCTTAAAGATCTTCTCATAGATGCGTTCAATGGTGATTCAGGTCTTCATCCCCATGATGTGGTGGTGATGATGCCAGACATTGAGGCCTATGCCCCTTTTCTGGAGGCTGTGTTCTCCCAGGCCCCGGAACTTCCCTTTACCGTTTCGGACCGCCGCCGCCGTTCTGAGTCTGCAACCCTTTCCGCCTTTTTAAATATCCTTGAGATGAAAGAGTCACGCCTTGAAAAATCAAAGATCATGGCGCTTTTATTCTGCCCTGTCATTGCCGGTAAATTCGGTTTGACCATGGGGGACCAGGATTTTGTTTCAGCTCTGTTTGACACTGCCGGGATTTTGTGGGGCAGGGACGGTGCCCATCGTGAAAAGATTCTGGGCCGGGCCTATGAACATAACTCCTGGACCTTTGGTCTGAACCGGCTCATGGCAGGGTTTGCTTTGCCCGAGGCAAGTACCCTGCTGATTAATGATGTGTTTCCCTGTGACGGGGTGGAAGGCCTTGAAGGGGAGTTATTGGGAAAAACCGCCCATTTTATTTACTCGTTGTTCAATACCCTGGACCTTATGGAGACCCCCGGCACGGTTCAGGAGTGGGCCACCCGGTTCCGGACCATTATTTCCGACATGCTGGCTAAGGATCTTGGCAATGACGGGGATATGGCGGTGCTGCTCAACGCCCTGGATGATATGGAAAAGCAGGCTGGCCAGGCCGGATTTGAAAGGCGGATTTCCTTTCCGGCTGTGCGTATGGCCCTGGCGGCCAAGCTTGATGTGCATGTGTCCCAGGGCAGTTTTCTTTCCGGGGGGATTACCTTTTGTAATCTTATGCCCATGCGCAGCATTCCGTTCAAGCTTGTCTGTCTCATGGGAATGGACGCCCAAAGCTTTCCCAGGACAGGGACCGCCCCCGGTTTTGATCTGATCCGCGCCAATCCCAGGATAGGGGACAAGCAGGATCGCCAGGAGGATTGCGAACTGTTTTTAGAGGCGTTGCTGTGCGCACGTGTTCGGCTCATCATAACCTATACCGGTATGCGCATCAGTGACAACACTCCTGTTCCCGTTGCCTCTCCTGTGGCGGAACTGATCGATGTCATTGAAAACAGCTTTGTCTTTCCCAAAGATGTTCAATGGCAGTTTGTGCATCCTTTGCACCCTTTTAGTCCCATCTATTTTTCTGATGGCGGTGCGCCGGGATTTTTTTCCTATTCGGCAGCCCAGTGCCGGATCTGCAGCAGCCGCAGTGCCAGAACCAATGAACATTCAGGTGCTGCCGGCGCCCCAGGTTTTCTCTTTCGGGACGCGGCAGGCGACAAAGCCCTTCCCCCCCAGGACCCGGCAGGCATACCGGCCATTTCACTTGCCGATCTGACCAGATTTTTCAGACATCCTGTCCAGTATTATGTCACGGGAACCCTGGGCGCGGTATATCCTGAGCCGGGAGAGGAGCCCGATGAACGCGAGCCTTTCCGGTTATCCGGGTTGCCCCTTTACCAACTGGGTTCCCTGGCTGTTGAAAATTGTGAGGACATTGATCTTTACCCCATGGTAAAAGCCCGGGGAAGCTTGCCTTTTGGAACAAAGGGGGAGCAGGAGTGGAGCCGGATCAATGGTCTGGCACAGCCTGTCAAACATCTGGTCCAAAGCCAGTTCCCTGAAGGGAAACCGCGCACACTTCAGTTATATTTAGAGACGGACTCCTGCTTGATCACAGGCCAGGTCAGCGATGTGTATGACCAGGGCCGGGCCGTGGCAGATTTTGGCAGATTGAAACCGTCCCGGCTGCTGACCCAGTGGATCATGCATCTGGCGTATTCGTGCGTTGAAGACCATCCCAAAACCACAGTGATGGTGGGACAGGACCCCAAGGGCAGCAAGCCTGTGGTAAAATATGAATTTTGTGCCATTGAGGAAAAATCCTTGGCCCGTGCCCTGCTCCTGGATCTGGCCGGACATTACCTGAATGGCAAGGCAAGAATTTTTCCCTTTTTTGCAGATCTTTGTTTTAATCTGGTCATGGATTTATCCTCACGGGACTATGACCTGTCAGCGTCATCCCTTGCAAAGGCGTTAAGCAAATGCGCCGGTTTGTGGTGCAACAGTTTCAATGCAACCGGGGAGTGTTTTAACCGGTACACCGCCCTTGTGTTTGGCCCGGAAAATCCCTTGGCAGATCCTGCTTGTCTTCAACAGTCCGGGGTGCTGGATGCAGGCCTTGCCGTGTACAGGCCCATGCTGGAGTATCTGGTATTATGA